The following are encoded in a window of Mycobacteroides chelonae CCUG 47445 genomic DNA:
- a CDS encoding MinD/ParA family ATP-binding protein: protein MPKQDRGAPARPPWLPEEDEQRGFLRSLRRKKRNADDPESNEDSLTHETGHSFTPQTPAQKPITDSVLPPVEKHAAVAPREEKANGTTPVPDVSKYYTPPRASEPPEQRPLTTAQEPPATESNEIVPKSVPGEPRIITSPIPEMKPDPRPISQVEQPQVPASDESPAIPAPEPVTPEAAPDVEAVAPAAIEAPGDVADSPEPAPVAEPPAESSSPVPTADQRLEESAGTDPFSRFSLLEAQLRQMSLDESITDAELERHRRHAMPESEAMPGPEARGALSFTPPEALDEAPEVVEDIAEPAQPAPDAQSAGPSSAPALGFTPPEAINQSFSGTEEPEPTAVPDAAPEPEPPTARTADSLPEAPEPDAPVVEAVAPEAAVEEEEPTPVSEHPAEPEEPGPEAPGSADTPEIDDVDSRAAALLQRIEAKRAELDEELAAHDAADSDVSVPEPEPAPFVPMIAPWASVPEVAGNENTELGIGAEEAVETETAETAAPELEGFAPLVDEDIVIDLPAAVFEETSADPAIEDVVGPEPELSDDSNASVEQAPDPLPGGEIVDTAIESTDDAPVTAENSFEDSAVEGDSRLEANRGDTHSPWEAPSATPVAPVAEPPAQPAYYVPPPAPQHAGPPQPGPEHQPAAQAPPGWNPRQPYPGQWPQGTPQAPESFGGQQFSQQPPPQPTSVEGQWQWVPQQPQAPQPPVPQELPPGYVPPPQGAAPPANYRGPQGYRMPPSLDEAEVINRGRYAPRSGWRKAVHRSTGGRVNPGDSRKDREQDQLLASIRQPILGDYRIAVLSIKGGVGKTTTTLGLGSAFATIRTDRIIAVDANPDRGTLAERVRDHSTQSTVRDLLNDRNIRSYADVRNHTRMATSRLEVLASEQDPAVSEAFGEVDYRNTIDILQRYYNIILTDCGTGIMHSAMAGVLDLAHTIVLVSSPAMDSARSASATLDWLMQHGHSALVREAHVVLSASRPGSAGIKLDKVYEHFQARCRSIHMIPFDPHLAEGADVDFNLLNADTNAAYLKLAGAISESFPRLRMRGDEQR from the coding sequence TTGCCCAAGCAGGATCGTGGTGCACCGGCCCGTCCTCCGTGGCTGCCCGAAGAAGACGAACAACGTGGGTTTCTCCGTTCGTTGAGGCGCAAGAAGCGCAACGCGGACGATCCCGAGTCGAACGAGGACTCGTTAACCCACGAGACCGGGCACTCCTTCACTCCCCAGACTCCGGCGCAGAAACCGATCACCGATTCCGTCCTGCCGCCAGTTGAGAAGCATGCTGCCGTCGCGCCTCGCGAAGAAAAGGCCAACGGGACGACGCCGGTGCCCGACGTGTCGAAGTACTACACGCCGCCCCGCGCGTCCGAACCGCCCGAGCAGCGGCCGCTGACGACCGCGCAGGAGCCGCCGGCCACCGAGTCGAACGAGATCGTCCCGAAGTCCGTACCGGGGGAGCCTCGGATCATCACGAGTCCTATTCCGGAGATGAAGCCGGACCCGCGGCCAATATCGCAGGTCGAGCAACCGCAGGTGCCTGCGTCCGATGAGTCCCCGGCAATCCCGGCACCGGAGCCTGTCACTCCCGAAGCCGCCCCGGATGTGGAGGCGGTCGCCCCGGCCGCGATCGAAGCGCCCGGAGACGTTGCAGATTCACCGGAACCCGCGCCGGTGGCCGAACCGCCAGCGGAGTCGAGCTCACCCGTACCTACCGCTGATCAGCGCCTCGAGGAGTCCGCAGGCACGGACCCGTTCTCGCGTTTCAGCTTGCTCGAAGCACAACTGCGCCAGATGAGCCTCGACGAAAGCATCACCGACGCTGAACTCGAGCGTCATCGGCGCCACGCGATGCCAGAATCCGAGGCCATGCCCGGCCCGGAGGCCCGCGGTGCACTCAGTTTCACGCCGCCAGAGGCGCTCGATGAGGCCCCCGAGGTCGTTGAGGACATAGCGGAGCCCGCGCAGCCGGCTCCAGACGCGCAATCCGCGGGGCCGTCGTCCGCTCCTGCGCTCGGGTTCACGCCTCCTGAGGCGATCAACCAGTCGTTTTCCGGGACGGAGGAGCCGGAGCCTACCGCCGTACCGGACGCCGCGCCCGAGCCGGAACCGCCCACAGCGCGTACCGCCGACTCGCTGCCAGAAGCGCCCGAGCCCGATGCACCCGTCGTCGAGGCCGTGGCCCCGGAGGCGGCGGTGGAGGAGGAGGAGCCCACCCCGGTGTCCGAACACCCCGCGGAACCGGAAGAGCCGGGGCCGGAAGCACCGGGGTCGGCAGATACGCCCGAAATCGATGACGTCGATTCGAGAGCGGCGGCACTGCTGCAGCGCATCGAAGCCAAACGTGCCGAGCTCGATGAGGAATTGGCCGCGCACGATGCGGCCGATTCGGACGTGTCGGTGCCCGAGCCTGAACCCGCGCCGTTTGTACCGATGATTGCGCCGTGGGCCTCGGTGCCCGAAGTCGCCGGGAACGAGAACACCGAGCTCGGCATCGGTGCCGAAGAAGCCGTGGAAACGGAAACAGCGGAAACGGCGGCTCCCGAACTCGAGGGATTTGCGCCTCTGGTCGACGAGGACATCGTCATCGACCTGCCGGCAGCGGTGTTCGAGGAGACGTCCGCTGACCCCGCTATTGAGGACGTGGTGGGGCCGGAGCCCGAACTCTCGGATGATTCGAACGCTTCCGTCGAGCAGGCGCCGGATCCACTGCCTGGCGGCGAAATCGTTGACACCGCCATTGAATCGACGGATGACGCGCCGGTGACGGCCGAGAATTCTTTCGAAGATTCTGCGGTAGAGGGTGATTCGCGTCTCGAAGCGAACCGTGGCGATACCCATTCGCCGTGGGAGGCCCCGTCGGCTACCCCGGTGGCTCCGGTTGCGGAACCACCAGCGCAACCCGCCTACTACGTGCCGCCGCCTGCCCCGCAACATGCCGGTCCGCCGCAGCCGGGACCCGAGCATCAGCCTGCGGCTCAGGCACCCCCTGGGTGGAACCCGCGTCAGCCATACCCGGGGCAGTGGCCGCAGGGCACTCCGCAGGCTCCAGAATCATTTGGCGGACAGCAGTTTTCGCAGCAACCGCCCCCGCAGCCCACCAGTGTTGAGGGTCAATGGCAATGGGTGCCGCAGCAGCCGCAGGCGCCTCAACCCCCTGTGCCACAAGAGCTACCTCCGGGTTACGTGCCACCGCCGCAGGGAGCGGCACCTCCCGCCAACTACCGTGGGCCACAGGGTTACCGGATGCCGCCCTCGCTGGACGAGGCTGAGGTCATCAACCGTGGTCGTTACGCGCCGCGATCCGGCTGGCGCAAGGCGGTGCACAGGTCCACTGGAGGCCGGGTCAATCCAGGCGATTCACGCAAGGACCGTGAACAGGACCAGCTGCTCGCAAGTATTCGGCAGCCGATCCTCGGCGATTACCGCATCGCGGTGCTCTCCATTAAGGGTGGTGTCGGAAAGACAACCACCACACTGGGATTGGGTTCGGCATTCGCGACAATCCGTACCGATCGGATCATTGCTGTCGACGCCAACCCCGACCGTGGCACCTTGGCCGAGCGAGTGCGCGACCATTCGACGCAGTCCACCGTCCGTGACCTTCTCAACGATCGGAACATCAGAAGTTACGCTGATGTGCGAAACCACACGCGGATGGCGACAAGTCGTCTGGAAGTGCTTGCCAGTGAGCAGGATCCGGCGGTATCGGAGGCTTTCGGTGAGGTCGACTACCGCAATACGATCGACATCCTGCAGCGGTACTACAACATCATTCTGACCGACTGCGGTACGGGAATCATGCATTCGGCAATGGCGGGCGTGCTCGACCTTGCTCACACCATCGTGTTGGTGAGCTCACCGGCCATGGATTCCGCGCGTAGTGCCTCGGCCACTCTCGATTGGCTTATGCAGCATGGGCATTCGGCGCTGGTGCGTGAAGCCCATGTCGTCTTGAGTGCTTCGCGTCCTGGATCTGCCGGGATCAAGCTGGACAAGGTCTATGAGCATTTTCAGGCGCGTTGCCGTTCCATTCACATGATCCCGTTCGATCCCCACCTCGCCGAGGGTGCCGACGTCGACTTCAATCTGCTCAATGCGGATACCAATGCCGCGTACTTGAAGCTGGCCGGCGCGATCTCCGAGAGTTTCCCGCGGCTTCGTATGCGCGGCGACGAGCAGCGATAA
- a CDS encoding MinD/ParA family ATP-binding protein — protein sequence MADSQDNTPDSPPPSGPWREPIADGLGGGDTKGNPFRRSKNPNNQEFVPPSADYFPQPTLKPPPPLPKTPKLSRRQRNHQRPMNPIWEPDPLSAYGMPQYQNPAPQAPPQQGAPPAPPQGYGAPAQQPPQNYYGPPPQNYYAPPAPSAPPPGPPAPAEPTAPAAPPPNPEWASQLPAWPTSAVVPEPPAGAPPAEQPQARGEEEAPRDEAPDVEVPAEVPPPPPAPVAPAPAPQIRPDDASSMIPEGQTPWGGQAPQTPPAPTPPVSSWAPAPPVSPAPVVPPASYPPAAWNAPAAPQRAPFVPGQTPFTAARPEAPVYRPAPQPPQPSRPQGPSHDQLGLIRSVKPLPRSGWRKAVHRLSGGAINPGESSDESHRSELIDRINLPVRGDYRIAVLSLKGGVGKTTTTFSLGATFASLRGDRVIAVDANPDFGTLAQRGPDETRSTARDLLRDPDIHRYSDVRRHTSQSASRLEVLASERDPAASELFSEADYLAVMRILQRFYNIILTDCGTGLMHSAMAGVLGEANAIVLVTSPAIDGARSALATLDWLDHHGYSHLVRQSVVAISSSRPGASSIDLEQLSRHFLTRARAVHIVPFDNHLSEGSEISLDLMGKKTRLAFMELAASVADGFYEGGNTRQTSWG from the coding sequence ATGGCTGACTCGCAAGACAACACACCTGATTCGCCGCCGCCAAGCGGCCCGTGGCGCGAGCCCATCGCCGACGGGCTTGGCGGCGGGGACACCAAGGGCAATCCGTTCCGCCGGTCCAAGAACCCGAACAACCAGGAATTCGTGCCGCCCAGCGCCGATTACTTTCCGCAACCGACGCTCAAGCCGCCGCCTCCACTGCCGAAGACTCCCAAACTCTCACGGCGCCAACGGAACCATCAGCGTCCGATGAATCCGATATGGGAACCGGATCCGCTGAGCGCGTATGGCATGCCTCAGTACCAGAACCCGGCGCCTCAAGCTCCGCCTCAGCAGGGTGCGCCGCCGGCTCCGCCGCAGGGATACGGTGCGCCGGCCCAGCAGCCCCCGCAGAACTACTACGGGCCGCCGCCACAGAATTATTACGCTCCACCGGCGCCCTCCGCCCCGCCGCCGGGACCGCCGGCTCCAGCGGAACCCACCGCACCCGCTGCGCCCCCTCCTAACCCGGAGTGGGCAAGTCAGCTGCCGGCATGGCCTACCTCCGCGGTGGTGCCGGAACCCCCGGCCGGAGCGCCTCCCGCCGAACAACCTCAGGCCCGCGGTGAGGAAGAAGCGCCCAGGGACGAGGCACCTGACGTCGAGGTGCCTGCCGAGGTGCCGCCGCCCCCGCCCGCACCCGTTGCGCCGGCACCCGCGCCACAGATCAGGCCCGATGATGCTTCCTCGATGATTCCGGAGGGTCAGACGCCGTGGGGTGGGCAGGCGCCCCAAACACCGCCCGCACCAACGCCGCCCGTGTCATCGTGGGCACCGGCCCCACCCGTGTCTCCGGCCCCGGTGGTCCCTCCGGCGTCGTATCCTCCAGCGGCCTGGAACGCGCCCGCCGCGCCACAACGGGCGCCCTTTGTTCCCGGCCAGACGCCGTTCACGGCTGCCCGCCCCGAAGCTCCCGTGTACCGGCCGGCGCCGCAGCCCCCGCAACCATCACGACCGCAGGGGCCCAGCCACGACCAGCTTGGTCTCATTAGGTCGGTCAAGCCGCTGCCGAGAAGCGGGTGGCGTAAGGCCGTTCACCGACTCTCGGGTGGTGCGATCAACCCCGGCGAGTCTTCGGACGAGTCGCATCGCAGCGAGTTGATCGACCGAATCAACCTGCCCGTCCGCGGTGACTACCGAATCGCCGTGTTGTCCTTGAAGGGCGGCGTGGGCAAGACCACCACCACGTTCTCGTTGGGCGCCACCTTCGCCTCGTTGCGCGGTGACCGTGTGATCGCCGTCGACGCGAATCCGGACTTCGGGACGCTCGCTCAACGTGGCCCGGATGAGACACGCTCCACCGCGCGAGACCTGTTGCGTGATCCTGATATTCACCGATACTCCGATGTGCGCAGGCACACGTCGCAGAGCGCGAGCCGTCTGGAGGTGCTCGCCTCCGAACGTGATCCGGCGGCCTCCGAGCTGTTCTCCGAAGCCGACTATCTGGCGGTGATGCGGATCCTGCAGCGGTTCTACAACATCATCCTGACCGACTGCGGTACCGGACTCATGCACTCGGCGATGGCCGGTGTGCTCGGAGAGGCCAATGCCATCGTGTTGGTGACCTCGCCAGCCATCGACGGTGCGCGTAGCGCCCTTGCGACCCTGGATTGGCTTGATCACCACGGGTATTCGCACCTGGTGCGGCAATCTGTGGTGGCCATCAGCTCGTCGCGACCGGGTGCCTCCTCGATTGACCTCGAACAGCTGAGCCGGCATTTCCTCACGCGGGCCAGAGCGGTGCACATCGTCCCGTTCGACAACCATCTGTCGGAGGGCTCGGAGATCTCGTTGGATCTGATGGGCAAGAAGACCCGGTTGGCGTTCATGGAACTGGCGGCCTCGGTGGCCGATGGCTTCTACGAGGGCGGAAACACCCGGCAGACCAGCTGGGGTTAA
- the mnhG gene encoding monovalent cation/H(+) antiporter subunit G — protein MNTLLDGISGALVLLGSALALTAAIGVVRFPDTLARMHAASKPQVLGLLLVLAGAALRLRGHADVSMIVLTGLFTIITAPVVAHRVARLAYHERSVRDDLMTTDELER, from the coding sequence ATGAACACTCTTCTCGACGGCATCTCGGGCGCGCTGGTGTTACTCGGTTCCGCGCTGGCCCTCACCGCGGCAATCGGCGTGGTGCGTTTTCCCGACACGTTGGCCCGTATGCACGCCGCCTCCAAGCCCCAGGTGTTGGGACTGCTGCTGGTTCTGGCGGGGGCCGCGCTGCGCCTGCGCGGGCATGCCGACGTCAGCATGATCGTGCTCACAGGCCTGTTCACCATCATCACCGCCCCGGTTGTCGCCCATCGAGTCGCGCGGCTGGCTTATCACGAACGCAGCGTTCGCGACGACCTGATGACGACCGACGAACTGGAGCGTTAA
- a CDS encoding monovalent cation/H+ antiporter complex subunit F: MNVVWHIAAVLLIAAATITTYRLLAGPNTLDRLVAVDTLVAVTMCALAAWAAYSLDSTVLYGMVALSLISFLGSVSVTRFRVPDTAIDPRDERRQPR; encoded by the coding sequence GTGAACGTCGTATGGCACATCGCGGCCGTGCTGCTCATCGCCGCGGCGACCATCACCACATACCGGTTGCTCGCCGGCCCCAACACGCTCGACAGGCTTGTTGCCGTGGACACCCTGGTGGCCGTCACCATGTGCGCACTTGCCGCATGGGCGGCCTACAGCCTGGATTCCACTGTGCTGTACGGGATGGTCGCGCTGTCCCTCATCAGTTTCCTCGGTTCGGTGAGCGTGACACGGTTCCGCGTACCCGATACCGCGATCGACCCCCGCGATGAGAGGAGACAACCGCGATGA
- a CDS encoding Na+/H+ antiporter subunit E produces the protein MKSLTMYGPREIILRIWILVWLMLVWTMLWGNFSVANTVTGLLVALVITVLLPMPRLPVEGRLHVGSMLRLAFTVAYYMVLSSLQVAWLAIRPGAPPLSAVLRAQLSVKSDLVMALLLNTLTIIPGSVVLEIDQERRLAYVHVLDVGSPKAVATFYAQLRQLERLFIAAFERDVDWHPDDGTAESEMREGL, from the coding sequence ATGAAAAGCCTCACGATGTACGGCCCTCGCGAAATCATCTTGCGCATCTGGATTCTGGTGTGGCTCATGCTGGTATGGACGATGCTGTGGGGCAACTTCTCCGTCGCCAACACTGTTACCGGGCTGCTGGTGGCACTGGTCATCACGGTTCTGCTACCGATGCCCCGGCTGCCGGTGGAGGGCCGCCTGCATGTGGGGTCGATGCTCCGGCTCGCCTTCACGGTCGCGTACTACATGGTGCTGTCCAGCCTGCAGGTGGCCTGGTTGGCGATCAGGCCGGGCGCGCCCCCGTTGAGTGCCGTGCTGCGCGCTCAGCTTTCGGTGAAATCCGACTTGGTGATGGCGCTTCTGCTCAACACCCTGACCATCATCCCGGGATCGGTGGTCCTGGAAATAGACCAGGAACGCCGGCTTGCATATGTGCACGTGCTGGATGTGGGCTCACCCAAGGCCGTAGCGACTTTCTACGCCCAACTGCGGCAACTGGAAAGACTTTTCATCGCAGCCTTCGAACGCGATGTCGATTGGCATCCCGACGATGGCACCGCCGAGTCCGAGATGAGGGAGGGACTGTGA
- a CDS encoding Na+/H+ antiporter subunit D, with the protein MAVLTPLPVLVPTAAAALTLIAGRRPRLQLLITVTALTTVLGVCAVLLYLADRNGTFALAVGGWGPTEEKLGPLGITLVVDRLSALMLVVSAIVLLAVVLYAAAQGIRDGDERQPVSIFMPTYLALSAGVCNAFLAGDLFNLYVGFEVLLSASFVLLTIGASGDRVRAGISYVMVSMMSSVVFLLGIAFVYAATGTLNMAEIAVRADGIPSGTRMAIFAVLLVAFAIKAAVFPLSTWLPDSYPTAPAPVTAVFAGLLTKVGVYAIIRAHSLLFPGGVLNTVLLVAALLTMIVGILGAIAQSDIKRLLSFTLVSHIGYMIFGIALSNELGMSGAIYYVAHHIIVQTTLFLVVGLIERQAGASSLNRLGGLAAASPLLAFAFVVPALNLGGIPPFSGFIGKVALLEAGSLQGSVLAWTLVAGGTITSLLTLYAVARVWTKAFWRPRADAPEGDLAAATPSALLDDGEEVAFVDRADVGRMPAGMLAPTLGLIAVGVALTIFAGPIIGMSDRAAAEVRDRAVYISAVLGGGPR; encoded by the coding sequence ATGGCTGTTCTGACCCCGCTCCCGGTCCTCGTGCCGACTGCCGCGGCAGCGTTGACGCTGATCGCGGGCCGTCGCCCACGACTACAACTGCTGATCACCGTCACGGCGTTGACCACGGTGCTCGGAGTCTGCGCGGTACTGCTCTACCTGGCAGATCGCAACGGCACCTTCGCACTGGCGGTCGGAGGCTGGGGGCCTACCGAGGAGAAACTGGGACCGCTCGGAATCACCCTTGTGGTAGACCGGCTTTCGGCATTGATGCTGGTCGTCTCGGCCATCGTGCTGCTCGCGGTGGTGCTGTACGCGGCGGCGCAGGGTATTCGGGACGGTGACGAACGCCAGCCGGTGTCGATCTTCATGCCTACATACCTGGCGCTGTCGGCCGGTGTCTGCAATGCCTTCCTGGCCGGCGACCTGTTCAACCTGTACGTCGGTTTCGAGGTGCTGCTGTCCGCCAGCTTCGTGCTCCTGACCATCGGCGCCAGTGGTGACCGGGTGCGTGCGGGCATCTCGTACGTGATGGTCTCGATGATGTCCTCGGTGGTCTTCCTGCTGGGTATCGCGTTCGTCTACGCAGCAACCGGGACACTGAATATGGCCGAAATCGCGGTCCGCGCCGACGGCATACCGTCGGGTACCCGGATGGCGATCTTCGCGGTGCTGTTGGTGGCCTTCGCCATCAAGGCGGCGGTTTTCCCACTGTCGACGTGGCTACCCGACTCCTACCCCACCGCACCCGCACCCGTGACCGCCGTCTTCGCGGGCCTGCTCACCAAAGTAGGTGTGTACGCCATCATTCGCGCACATTCGCTGCTCTTCCCGGGCGGAGTTCTGAACACGGTGCTACTGGTGGCCGCACTGCTGACCATGATCGTCGGCATCCTGGGCGCCATCGCGCAGAGTGACATTAAACGACTGCTGTCCTTTACCCTGGTCAGCCATATCGGGTACATGATCTTCGGTATCGCACTGTCCAACGAGCTCGGCATGTCCGGCGCCATTTACTATGTGGCACATCACATCATCGTGCAGACAACGTTGTTCCTCGTGGTGGGACTCATTGAGCGCCAGGCAGGGGCCTCATCGCTGAATCGCCTGGGTGGTCTGGCGGCCGCGAGTCCGCTACTGGCCTTCGCGTTCGTGGTGCCGGCATTGAACCTCGGTGGCATACCACCGTTCTCGGGGTTCATCGGCAAGGTCGCACTACTGGAGGCAGGGTCGCTGCAGGGCTCGGTGCTGGCCTGGACCTTGGTGGCCGGGGGTACGATCACGAGCCTGCTGACCCTGTATGCGGTGGCACGGGTGTGGACCAAGGCGTTCTGGCGGCCACGCGCCGACGCGCCCGAGGGTGATCTCGCCGCGGCAACACCGTCCGCGCTTCTCGATGACGGGGAAGAAGTCGCGTTTGTGGACCGCGCCGACGTGGGCCGGATGCCGGCCGGCATGCTGGCGCCCACATTGGGTTTGATCGCGGTCGGGGTGGCGCTGACCATATTCGCCGGTCCGATCATCGGCATGAGCGATCGTGCCGCCGCCGAAGTCCGTGACCGTGCGGTATATATCAGCGCGGTCCTCGGGGGTGGCCCTCGATGA
- a CDS encoding Na(+)/H(+) antiporter subunit C, whose protein sequence is MTNLGLLIIIGALTACGVYLMLERNLTRMVLGLLLVGNAVNLLILTVGGPSGNPPIIGRESAGRTSMADPLAQGMILTAIVITMGVAAFTLALIYRMFTLEADDVVDDDAEDARVAQEPPEPVTDGREEHHEAPESGDEDLPSELDALPAGEKS, encoded by the coding sequence ATGACCAATCTCGGACTGCTCATCATCATCGGAGCCCTCACCGCATGCGGCGTGTATCTGATGCTCGAACGCAACCTGACGCGCATGGTGCTGGGTCTGCTTCTCGTCGGCAACGCGGTGAACCTGCTGATCCTCACGGTGGGTGGCCCGTCCGGTAATCCGCCGATCATCGGCCGCGAGTCCGCCGGCCGGACCTCTATGGCAGATCCGTTGGCCCAGGGCATGATCCTCACCGCCATCGTCATCACCATGGGCGTTGCCGCATTCACTCTCGCACTGATCTATCGCATGTTCACGTTGGAAGCCGACGACGTCGTCGACGACGACGCCGAGGACGCGCGCGTCGCCCAGGAACCACCCGAACCCGTCACCGACGGCAGGGAAGAACACCATGAGGCGCCCGAATCCGGCGACGAGGACTTACCTTCCGAACTCGACGCACTTCCGGCGGGTGAGAAGTCATGA